One genomic region from Armatimonadota bacterium encodes:
- a CDS encoding Lrp/AsnC family transcriptional regulator: MPGNDDERTARLRQAAQDDLPVAPEPFKALAARHDVGEQELLDALREWLRSGIMRRYGALVSHRQLGFAYNAMVVWHVPPERVEEIGRRFAEDPDITHCYERPPAPEFPYNLYTMIHTRTEEECRHKIAHLSGVLDLPACQVLVSTREFKKSSPNYGGAPGDQPRVGEEDEEDA, encoded by the coding sequence ATGCCAGGCAACGATGACGAGCGCACCGCGCGCCTGCGCCAGGCGGCGCAGGACGACTTGCCGGTGGCGCCGGAGCCCTTCAAGGCGCTCGCCGCGCGGCATGACGTGGGGGAGCAGGAGTTGCTTGATGCCCTGCGCGAGTGGCTGCGCAGCGGGATCATGCGGCGCTACGGCGCCCTGGTCAGTCATCGCCAGCTCGGCTTCGCCTACAACGCAATGGTAGTGTGGCACGTGCCGCCGGAGCGGGTCGAAGAGATTGGGCGCCGGTTCGCCGAGGATCCCGATATCACGCACTGCTATGAACGTCCCCCGGCGCCGGAGTTCCCCTACAACCTCTACACCATGATCCACACCCGTACCGAGGAGGAATGCCGTCATAAGATCGCCCACCTGTCCGGCGTCCTCGATTTGCCCGCCTGCCAGGTGCTGGTTTCGACGCGCGAATTCAAGAAATCGAGCCCCAACTACGGCGGCGCTCCGGGCGACCAACCGCGGGTGG
- a CDS encoding Lrp/AsnC family transcriptional regulator produces the protein MTLDLTDKAMLLRLQAGFPLHPRPYRMLGDALGLTEQETMQRVQRLKEEGYIRAVRATFDVERMGAVSTLVACSVEPQRIEEVASALNRHPEITHNYERAHRYNLWFTIIAESRARIDEILQETRELEGVTAVAELPTTRRFKISAIFDARQR, from the coding sequence ATGACCCTGGACCTGACCGACAAGGCGATGCTGCTACGGCTGCAGGCCGGCTTCCCGCTGCACCCGCGGCCGTATCGAATGTTGGGCGACGCGTTGGGCCTGACCGAGCAGGAAACCATGCAGCGCGTGCAGCGCCTCAAGGAAGAGGGTTATATCCGCGCCGTGCGCGCAACCTTCGACGTCGAACGCATGGGCGCGGTCAGCACCCTGGTTGCGTGCAGCGTGGAGCCGCAGCGGATCGAGGAAGTCGCTTCCGCCCTCAACCGGCACCCGGAGATCACCCACAACTACGAGCGCGCACACCGCTACAACCTGTGGTTCACCATCATCGCCGAGTCGCGCGCCCGGATTGATGAGATCCTCCAGGAAACGCGGGAACTGGAAGGCGTGACCGCGGTGGCGGAGCTGCCGACGACACGCCGGTTCAAGATTTCGGCCATCTTCGATGCCAGGCAACGATGA